One stretch of Plasmodium vivax chromosome 8, whole genome shotgun sequence DNA includes these proteins:
- a CDS encoding hypothetical protein, conserved (encoded by transcript PVX_094770A) has protein sequence MGNIVSCCSLDENKKYLNDDEILENFSNSEISEFKKRLKNNIQIVVLLQDGTKLPCNLQANFNEKTLCISCHQKVRMINFSDIRSLLYGEEQLKRVETQANLINDNCCLALHLDDSGNCIPIKFGTVKEKNLFIFIMRDYKKIS, from the exons atgggaaatattGTATCCTGTTGTTCCCtagatgaaaataaaaaatacttgAATGATGACGAAATATTGGAAA ACTTTTCCAACAGTGAGATAAGCGAGTTTAAAAAGCGATTAAAGAACAACATCCAAATAGTTGTCTTGCTACAG GATGGAACAAAATTACCGTGTAACTTGCAAGCCAATTTCAACGAAAAAACCCTGTGCATATCTTGCCATCAGAAG GTGCGGATGATCAACTTCAGCGACATTCGATCTTTGCTGTATGGAGAAGAGCAGCTGAAGCGCGTGGAGACTCAAGCAAACTTGATCAACGACAACTGCTGCTTAGCTTTACACTTAGACGACAGCGGCAACTGTATCCCCATAAAATTTGGAActgtgaaggagaaaaacctattcatttttattatgaggGATTACAAGAAAATTTCCTGA
- a CDS encoding hypothetical protein, conserved (encoded by transcript PVX_094775A) translates to MKKQKRRKSVTEGEHTVEEMDQLRPPGEGERTRTNYKRKRKNYRELYNEYNESRNSKIDFSYYINIESTILELLLDNSLESFKNAGKLLFVILSGLSPRVLYLKRVLNLVNFFFYKGGIKFYHSDMHLKILLFIFKRIKSRYMFPRQRIFNLLMSNNNLKELEKYKYVYTPKGTFFTFVDHLYYHIKDFMITVRKMLMKDWVEKVQAKALASNKSREYLLKKLKASEKIVIYKETDEEVLIHFAKLFHMEYAKSLDKSLKQLIQQCVKVNFPLHSIYLDIYILYNIRNIVKLLVVIDQLFCSLFPYYYFYELKLKLLLLHIHKCQAGGAAAIAAPLADRVNASTAMETTDVTAMKSEGTGSAFPNVAAPPTKNPISAISLIRSLGGGKSDENSTLVYDESSVGNVNYQLDKNDQRELRKLLKLRKRQKEEANEYLNSLYSSDSSKSDSSNLSERGMKQDLPGDQQYNENNDDEKNLYLDAFMNLYINCTEGMVNSLPSLSELHDFHPLKQLNQKIRSKRGGGNLNSIVLPMLKEPKINDINSVDMSMSMSIMEHAKDLLEENDLDNHLNTKQGELLPGGDPVNTKKEEDKKGKLASLPNIENIHKDTYNDIAYNINVVADVAKSLMHSSNYDPIYVKLFYFYLLPIISFEKRVEVFLTYAYTSYKIMKPLVFIIFYNNHTPTYILNTVKQIFKEDKFLFQKYKSTYFNGLSLRDIPKSHFIFLLLLSVFFYDHKAESLLYMFKLFCNYDQDVISDQERDINYKKLYEDVVLENDQKYTEQKKSINIIIIKFIEIYEEKFGTRLCDYFDFYRIFFILFASCVDME, encoded by the exons atgaaaaagcagAAGAGACGGAAAAGTGTAACTGAGGGAGAACACACCGTGGAGGAGATGGACCAATTGCGCCCCCCGGGGGAGGGCGAAAGAACACGAACGAATTACAAACGGAAGCGCAAAAATTACCGGGAGCTGTACAACGAATATAATGAAAGTCGAAACAGCAAAATCGATTTTTCCTACTACATAAATATAGAATCGACGATCCTAGAGCTGCTGCTAGATAACAGTCTGGagtcttttaaaaatgcggGGAAGCTGCTCTTTGTCATTTTGTCTGGCTTGTCTCCCAGAGTGCTGTACCTGAAGAGAGTGCTAAAtttggtaaatttttttttttacaaaggaGGGATCAAATTTTATCACAGTGATATGCACTTGAAGATactcctcttcatttttaagcgaATTAAATCGAGGTATATGTTTCCCCGTCAGCGTATTTTTAACCTCCTAATGTCTAATAATAACTTAAAGGAGCTGGAGAAGTACAAATATGTGTACACCCCAAAGGGtaccttcttcacctttgtTGACCATCTGTATTACCATATAAAAGACTTCATGATCACGGTGAGGAAAATGCTCATGAAAGACTGGGTTGAAAAGGTACAGGCCAAAGCGTTAGCATCGAACAAGTCTAGGGAATACCTCCTAAAAAAACTTAAGGCCAGTGAAAAAATCGTCATATATAAAGAAACCGATGAGGAAGTGTTAATACATTTCGCAAAACTGTTCCACATGGAGTATGCAAAATCTTTGGATAAATCTCTGAAGCAGTTAATACAGCAATGCGTTAAGGTTAATTTTCCCCTGCATAGCATCTACCTTGATATTTACATTCTGTACAATATAAGGAACATCGTGAAATTGCTGGTGGTGATAGACCAGCTGTTCTGCTCCCTCTTTCCCTACTACTACTTTTACGAATTGAAATTGAagcttctgcttctgcaTATACATAAGTGCCAGGCGGGGGGGGCTGCTGCGATAGCTGCTCCACTAGCAGACCGTGTAAATGCCTCCACCGCCATGGAGACAACGGATGTGACGGCCATGAAAAGCGAAGGCACCGGCAGCGCCTTTCCGAACGTGGCCGCCCCCCCCACGAAGAACCCCATTAGCGCCATTTCGCTGATTAGAAGCCtcggaggggggaagtcaGACGAGAATAGCACCCTCGTGTATGACGAATCATCTGTGGGGAACGTAAATTACCAGCTGGATAAAAATGACCAGAGAGAACTACGAAAGTTGCTAAAACTGAGGAAAAggcagaaggaggaagcCAATGAATATCTCAACAGCCTGTACAGTAGTGACTCCAGCAAAAGTGACAGCAGCAATTTAAGTGAACGAGGAATGAAGCAAGACCTTCCAGGGGATCAACAGTacaatgaaaataatgatgatgaaaaaaatttatacttAGACGCGTTTATGAATTTGTACATTAACTGCACAGAGGGAATGGTAAACAGTTTGCCGTCCCTCAGCGAGCTACACGATTTTCACCCCCTCAAGCAGTTGAATCAGAAAATAAGAAGcaagcggggggggggaaacctcAACAGTATTGTCCTACCCATGTTGAAGGAGCCAAAGATAAATGACATCAACAGCGTAGACATGAGCATGAGCATGAGCATCATGGAACATGCCAAGGACCTCCTGGAGGAAAACGATCTAGACAATCACTTGAATACAAAACAGGGTGAACTGTTGCCGGGGGGGGATCCTGTTAAtacgaaaaaggaggaggacaaaaaaggaaaactagCGAGCCTTCCCAACATTGAAAATATTCATAAGGACACATATAACGATATAGCATACAATATAAATGTTGTTGCAGATGTGGCCAAAAGTCTAATGCACTCTTCAAATTATGACCCTATATatgtaaaacttttttacttttatctTTTGCCTATCATTTCGTTTGAAAAAAGAGTTGAGGTGTTTTTAACATACGCGTACACGAGctacaaaattatgaagcCACTAgtgtttatcattttttataacaaccACACGCCGACGTATATTCTTAACACAGTGAAGCAGATTTTTAAAGAGGATAAgttcctttttcaaaaatataaaagcacCTATTTCAATGGACTTTCCCTGAGAGACATCCCGAAGAGCCACTTCATCTTTCTGCTGCTcctctccgtttttttttacgaccACAAGGCGGAGTCGCTCCTCTACATGTTCAAACTGTTTTGCAA ctaCGACCAAGACGTCATCAGCGACCAGGAGCGCGACATCAACTACAAGAAATTATACGAAGACGTGGTGCTTGAAAATGACCAGAAATACACGGAGCAGAAGAAaagcataaatataataatcataAAGTTTATCGAAATATATGAGGAGAAATTTGGCACCCGCCTTTGCGACTACTTTGATTTCTAcaggatattttttatactctTTGCTTCGTGCGTCGACATGGAGTAG
- a CDS encoding SNARE domain containing protein (encoded by transcript PVX_094780A) — protein sequence MDFNSRKKKKKNNNNNNDIYNENINIYLEENDNYILDLEKKVQTLKLLGSNLRNEVRTSNSLLDNLSDRMENVNRKLTGVYRRVKNIIKTKGNKYMFYLILFFLFLLFFMNYLYRKNR from the exons ATGGATTTTAAttcgaggaaaaaaaaaaaaaaaaataataataataacaacgacatatataatgaaaatataaatatatacctGGAGGAAAATGACAACTACATACTTGATTTGGAGAAGAAGGTTCAGACCCTCAAACTG CTGGGATCCAACCTGAGAAATGAAGTCCGCACATCGAACTCCCTCCTGGATAATTtg TCGGACAGGATGGAAAACGTGAACAGAAAGTTAACAGGCGTGTACAGGCGcgtgaaaaatattataaagacAAAG ggaAATAAATACATGTTTTACCTCATCctgttcttcctctttttgctgttttttatGAACTACTTATATCGAAAGAATAGATAA
- a CDS encoding hypothetical protein, conserved (encoded by transcript PVX_094785A): MICIKCGRCNSSLYTVYNKTNIKLNECNRCSNICDEYMERNTFLIFINILFLKPEVYRHIIFNRLEYHDKFIHVFFLKMIILFLIINAYLHPNFESDHREGGRTFSDFFLMNTTFGENTQRSYPTEYNCSSYTLFMYKYDDKHKLYGLYNIFNQSNVPNLVNIHKNKFLTCIFHNRFRDHNVCILNRKYEHTEDYDKRLIDLFLHNKESPGGKDVQLSRWKAHLNSWKEQQSSWKGQQSSWKGHLSEGGKTPSESPSWTNLLPFRDAKKKLLQLVQRSLKYESIFKLKKNHQLLRNDIVTLKNAEEYNSLFQITNVLVYYHIDEHKIVLETREKEAYNIHYLLNFLWSIFFYQKGSEKKNYFKSEANSFVRKASTKGVCPDPRKEIFPSNKCYDYELQDHPYENLNNSGDKLNSLCRNIFKNIDFTFHKNVDEITKKQNQKKKKFKIKQISMYSKLLFSDLDNEKYILKICNSSFSFKKLKSVVINYLVYFLLLCIFTYLLKLYQERKYRIRITMVKYNYLFMLFVLSNYPLVIYFILKVFNYNYINIYLHVYTITCNTIAYYIFISSDGNYICYSIFSVLASYLLKNFLMLKLGDYL; encoded by the coding sequence ATGATTTGCATCAAATGCGGGAGGTGCAACTCCAGTCTGTACACGGTGTACAACAAGACGAACATAAAACTGAACGAATGCAATCGGTGCAGCAACATATGCGATGAGTACATGGAGAGAAACACCTTCCTCAtctttattaacattttattcCTGAAGCCCGAAGTGTATAGACACATCATATTTAATCGGCTGGAGTATCACGACAAATTTAttcacgttttttttcttaaaatgatcattttgtttttaataataaatgcgTATTTACACCCCAACTTTGAAAGTGACCATAGGGAGGGAGGACGCACCTTCTCAGATTTCTTTCTTATGAACACCACCTTCGGGGAAAATACCCAAAGGAGTTACCCCACGGAATACAACTGCTCTTCATACACTCTTTTTATGTACAAATACGACGATAAGCATAAGCTGTATGGGCTATATAACATCTTTAACCAGTCGAATGTTCCCAATTTGGTGAATATACACAAGAACAAATTTCTGACGTGCATTTTCCACAACAGATTTAGGGACCACAACGTGTGCATCCTCAACCGCAAGTACGAGCACACGGAGGACTATGATAAGCGGCTGATTGATTTGTTTCTGCACAATAAGGAGAGCCCTGGGGGGAAGGACGTGCAGCTGAGCAGGTGGAAGGCGCATCTGAACAGTTGGAAGGAGCAGCAGAGCAGTTGGAAGGGGCAGCAGAGCAGTTGGAAGGGGCATCTTagtgagggggggaagaccccTTCGGAGAGCCCCAGCTGGACTAACCTACTCCCATTCCGGgacgccaaaaaaaagctgcTGCAGCTGGTACAGCGGAGCTTGAAGTACGAATcgattttcaaattaaaaaaaaaccatcaaCTGCTGCGGAACGACATCGTCACGCTGAAAAACGCGGAAGAATACAACAGCCTGTTCCAAATTACAAACGTCCTCGTGTATTACCACATTGATGAGCACAAAATAGTGCTGGAGACGAGGGAGAAGGAAGCCTACAACATCCATTAccttctaaattttttgtggagcatatttttttaccaaaaggggagtgaaaaaaagaattacttCAAAAGTGAGGCAAACTCATTTGTAAGGAAAGCATCTACAAAGGGTGTCTGTCCAGACCCGAGAAAGGAAATTTTCCCCTCCAATAAATGCTACGATTATGAGCTTCAAGACCACCCctatgaaaatttaaacaacTCGGGGGATAAACTCAACAGCTTGTgcagaaatattttcaaaaacatCGATTTTAcctttcacaaaaatgtggacgAAATAACGAAGAAGCAAaatcaaaagaaaaaaaaatttaaaattaagcAAATCTCAATGTACTCCAAACTGCTATTTTCCGATTtggataatgaaaaatatattttgaaaatatgtaactcttccttttcttttaagaaattaaaaTCGGTGGTCATTAATTATCTGGTCTACTTCCTtcttttgtgcatttttacttATCTCCTCAAGCTATATCAGGAGAGGAAATACAGAATTAGGATAACCATGGTGAAGTACAATTACCTCTTTATGCTGTTTGTGCTGAGCAATTACCCCCTCGTCATTTACTTCATCCTCAAGGTGTTCAATTATAACTACATCAATATATACCTACATGTGTACACCATTACTTGCAACACCATtgcttattatatattcatttccTCGGACGGGAATTACATTTGCTACTCCATATTTTCGGTGCTCGCCAGTTACCTGCTCAAGAACTTCCTCATGCTGAAGCTAGGGGATTACCTTTAG
- a CDS encoding 20S proteasome beta subunit, putative (encoded by transcript PVX_094790A) — MAERGGCLMSEIDNLINDVEEEGGENYDELQFCVAPVTVPRNFIKDTKTKCSNNKLFDFHKGTTTLAFKFKEGIIVAVDSRASMGSFISSQNVEKIIEINKNILGTMAGGAADCLYWEKYLGKIIKIYELRNNEKISVRAASTILSNILYQYKGYGLCCGIILSGYDHTGFNMFYIDDEGKKVEGNLFSCGSGSTYAYSILDSAYDYNLSLEQAVELARNAIYHATFRDGGSGGKVRVFYIHKNGYDKIIEGQDVYELHYHYTNPAQNDQHVM; from the coding sequence ATGGCAgaaaggggggggtgccTGATGAGCGAAATTGACAATTTAATCAATgacgtggaggaggagggaggagaaaattACGACGAGCTGCAATTCTGTGTAGCTCCAGTAACAGTCCCAAGAAATTTCATAAAAGATACCAAGACAAAATGTAGCAACAACAAACTGTTTGATTTTCACAAAGGTACAACTACACTGGCCTTCAAATTTAAGGAGGGAATAATTGTGGCTGTGGATTCTAGAGCCTCCATGGGTTCCTTCATATCTTCACAAAATGTAGAGAAAATTAtcgaaataaataaaaacatctTAGGGACCATGgcaggaggagcggcagaCTGTTTATAttgggaaaaatatttgggaaaaattataaaaatttatgaattgAGAAATAATGAGAAAATCTCTGTCCGAGCAGCCAGCACCATTTtaagtaatattttataccaATATAAGGGGTATGGGTTATGCTGTGGAATCATCTTAAGTGGTTATGATCACACCGGTTTTAATATGTTTTACATTGATGATGAGGGGAAGAAAGTGGAGGGGAATTTATTTAGTTGCGGAAGTGGTAGCACTTATGCCTACTCCATTTTGGACTCTGCCTATGATTACAATTTGAGTCTGGAGCAAGCCGTGGAACTGGCCAGGAATGCAATTTATCACGCCACCTTCAGGGATGGAGGCTCCGGTGGGAAGGTTCGAGTTTTTTACATACACAAGAATGGCTACGACAAAATTATCGAGGGGCAGGATGTGTACGAGCTGCATTATCATTACACGAACCCGGCGCAGAACGACCAGCACGTTATGTAG
- a CDS encoding hypothetical protein, conserved (encoded by transcript PVX_094795A), with amino-acid sequence MLGLGKMSKCCCFPLAGGCIIGIMIHIGFCISAIFSHGEEYRILLIITNAVLASLLTLGLTLKNYIIFCIAAISVAFILANYIVSFILVFISLFVKDKYTLESKIFTTVIVFIMMFTTTVFFNIYLSIFNVMKAGGTGWEFKNYMEIESEKQLDKREEKKDAKKEESGTYSDYKA; translated from the coding sequence atgttgGGGCTAGGAAAAATGAGCAAGTGCTGCTGCTTCCCATTAGCGGGGGGTTGCATCATTGGAATTATGATTCATATAGGATTTTGCATATCAGCAATATTCTCCCATGGTGAAGAATACAGAATTCTCCTCATAATTACGAATGCAGTATTGGCATCCTTGTTAACTCTTGGATTGACGctcaaaaattatattattttttgcattgcTGCTATTTCTGTGGCCTTTATTCTGGCAAATTACATCGTATCCTTTATACTTGTCTTCATTTCTCTTTTTGTAAAAGATAAGTACACACtggaaagtaaaatttttaccacAGTTATTGTGTTCATTATGATGTTCACAACAACCGTTTTctttaacatttatttatccATATTTAACGTTATGAAAGCTGGAGGAACAGGCTGGGAATTCAAGAACTATATGGAGATCGAGTCCGAGAAGCAGTTGGACaagagggaagaaaagaaggatgcgaagaaggaagaatCCGGCACCTATAGTGATTACAAAGCTTAA
- a CDS encoding hypothetical protein, conserved (encoded by transcript PVX_094800A): MRTFKNILKQSANVNRGNSRFFIRSRFKEYHNASYRYKGEDATTYDREVKINQMNSSVLCIFSNMLLKENIKNDFIWKKIEKRSYEIMEKFEVGDIASFLFCLSKMRYETNLYESFIPIIKKKSEYFNTSNLAMLISTYSKRKKEDLIILLKEELKKKVHTIHNVVEICMILNALVKSKIYDEHLFVKLSNIIAENVIRSHVHVRDICVIAYCYACILYKNMNFFKILAQKIVILMDDINLVDLCRILYAYMRVDQNFYHILKLSALKLANVMDSSTISDVINCVHFLPILKEVVEVGNDAATKRIDPHVDGSHNYSIDYVHFLNYIINVFNEKLLSYLNLLSANQVSNLFYIYSRYNILISLSKMDIFISHIRNMKLASELKIYILYSLAILLKNYESNNSGLYSCDLLDVSKIFVKHNGEHFVDQTHRKDNVKCLNKHDYNAMKNNLLCCLTQWEDDINLFVNNYDVCSIQDIIKVLTIFLILNHTRNSLISSIKTYVIMNYKSVNEHNAYTLMFYFQKLNVINDEEDFAQILKCKIKSLK, translated from the coding sequence ATGCGCACGTTTAAGAATATTCTTAAACAAAGCGCAAATGTGAACAGAGGCAACAGccgtttttttataagatCCCGGTTTAAGGAATACCACAACGCGTCGTACAGATATAAAGGTGAAGATGCTACGACGTACGACCGAGAAGTTAAGATAAATCAGATGAATTCGTCTGTCCTGTGCATTTTCTCTAATATGCtgttaaaggaaaatattaagAATGActttatttggaaaaaaatcgaaaagaGGTCCTACGAAATAATGGAAAAATTTGAAGTCGGAGATATTGCGTCCTTCCTATTTTGCTTGAGCAAAATGAGATACGAAACGAACCTGTATGAAAGTTTCATTCCaatcataaaaaagaagagtgAATATTTTAACACGTCCAATTTAGCTATGCTAATATCGACGTActcgaaaaggaagaaggaggacTTAATCATACTGTTAAaggaggaattaaaaaaaaaagtgcatacCATTCACAACGTAGTGGAGATCTGTATGATTTTAAATGCACTagttaaaagtaaaatatatgatgAACATTTATTTGTCAAACTGAGTAACATAATTGCTGAAAATGTAATTCGCAGCCACGTGCATGTGAGGGACATATGCGTAATTGCCTACTGCTATGCGTGCATATTGTACAagaatatgaattttttcaaaattttagcGCAAAAAATTGTGATCCTCATGGATGATATAAATTTAGTGGACCTGTGCAGAATATTATACGCATACATGAGAGTagatcaaaatttttatcacatATTAAAGCTATCTGCACTTAAACTAGCCAACGTTATGGACAGCAGCACCATCAGTGACGTCATTAactgtgttcattttttacccattttgaaAGAAGTTGTTGAGGTGGGTAATGACGCTGCGACGAAGAGGATTGATCCCCATGTAGACGGGTCGCACAACTACAGCATCGATTACGTACATTTTCTCAATTACATAATAAACGTCTTCAATGAGAAACTGCTCAGCTACTTGAATTTGTTGAGTGCAAACCAGGTGAGCAATTTGTTTTACATTTACTCCAGGTATAACATCCTTATAAGTCTGTCCAAAATggacatttttatttcgcaCATAAGAAACATGAAACTGGCGAGCGAgctaaaaatttacattttgtaTTCGTTGGCAATACtgttgaaaaattatgaaagcAACAACAGTGGTCTGTACAGTTGTGACCTGCTGGACGTAagcaaaatttttgttaagCATAATGGCGAACATTTCGTGGACCAAACGCACAGGAAGGACAACGTCAAATGTTTAAATAAGCATGATTACAACGCAATGAAGAATAACCTTCTGTGCTGCTTAACTCAGTGGGAAGACGACATCAACCTGTTTGTAAATAACTACGACGTTTGTTCCATTCAAGACATTATAAAAGtcttaaccatttttttaatcctcaATCATACGCGAAACTCACTTATTTCCAGCATCAAAACGTACGTCATAATGAACTACAAAAGTGTGAATGAACACAATGCCTACACCTtgatgttttattttcaaaaattaaatgtgataaatgatgaggaggacttTGCACAAATTTTGAAGTGTAAAATTAAATCGCTAAAGTGA